A region from the Halichondria panicea chromosome 11, odHalPani1.1, whole genome shotgun sequence genome encodes:
- the LOC135344160 gene encoding neurotrypsin-like isoform X2 — protein MKIFLVLALSYIVSTDCQQDPIEDACEQNGDLRLAHNKGDNYGALQICDSQYGWTYITPAGWTQAAARLACRKLNLGYNMNAASGSLRLSSDVYIFRIRQADCVEDQCKLYNCIEYEAQKQTAAVTINCIDCTDGAMRLVGGSTVSEGRLEICHNGQWGTICNQGWTDRRAAQVCSRLGLPTYNATLHQFNGGAGSVYTYNCTTIDSDISNCIQESSCAHSMDAGVKCLPFTDACAVPVDKVIATSGTSGALIGLLAAALVVVVTGWIVSCVYFQRKINKDHTHSTLVSTNNHTLQHTPQDETLYDTINDTVTNLEHNDTVQCVQNESYSLVGQRNMDK, from the exons ATGAAGATTTTTCTAGTTCTAGCTTTAAGTTATATAGTAAGTACTGATTGTCAGCAAGATCCAATTGAAG ATGCTTGTGAACAAAATGGAGATCTCAGACTAGCACATAACAAAGGAGACAACTATGGGGCACTACAAATCTGTGACTCTCAGTATGGATGGACATACATCACTCCAGCAGGTTGGACACAAGCAGCTGCTAGACTGGCCTGCAGGAAACTAAATCTTGGCTATAATATGA ACGCTGCATCAGGAAGTTTGAGGTTGTCTAGTGATGTATACATATTTAGAATACGACAAGCTGACTGTGTTGAGGATCAATGCAAATTATATAACTGCATTGAGTACGAGGCGCAGAAACAAACTGCTGCTGTGACAATTAACTGTA TTGATTGCACTGATGGAGCCATGAGACTAGTGGGTGGGTCCACAGTCAGTGAAGGCAGACTAGAGATATGCCACAATGGTCAATGGGGGACAATATGCAACCAGGGATGGACAGATAGAAGAGCTGCTCAAGTGTGCAGTAGACTAGGGCTACCAACCTACA ATGCTACACTACACCAATTCAATGGAGGAGCTGGTTCAGTATACACATACAACTGCACAACAATAGACAGTGATATTTCTAACTGTATCCAAGAGTCTTCTTGTGCCCACTCAATGGATGCAGGAGTGAAGTGTCTTCCTTTCACTGATGCTTGTGCAGTTCCCGTCGACAAAGTAATTGCGACTAGTGGGACATCAGGAGCACTCATTGGTCTATTGGCAGCTGCTCTAGTGGTGGTTGTCACTGGATGGATTGTGTCGTGTGTTTACTTTCAGAGGAAAATAAACAA agaccacacacactctacactcGTCTCTACTAACAACCAcaccctccaacacacaccacaagaTGAGACATTGTACGACACAATCAATGACACAGTTACTAACCTGGAGCACAATGATACTGTGCAGTGTGTTCAAAATGAAAGCTATTCACTTGTCGGACAAAGGAACATGGACAAATAA
- the LOC135344208 gene encoding mucin-5B-like, with protein MKFVFVLLVAVIHCRLSIGGSRGNNHECNRAINHILEIDEQCATIRDCCLESDYDCPESLLRERCPSDSLEPCMTVTATHTVSYAPPAPSCPTTTTVITEYLSITPTNCLQSTHTKEMSTTVDTGARFSSSVTDDLNTTTCICSLVTVTTMSTTGGDSKSIFNTATGGATSNSNQGTTSNSSLVILGAFIAVLAALLVAVTTGWIVTCVVNRRKDKGSTTSNKDNYALQNPVYMSNVTKATRLLVHRQATAHRVRLTSRSGLTRELTMMSLIAVDHAHQTHTLSLYLTKTTVHWILTSKSMTIMC; from the exons ATGAAGTTCGTATTTGTACTACTAGTAGCAGTAATTCACTGCAGACTTTCCATTGGGGGCTCCAGGGGGAACAATCATG AATGTAATCGTGCTATAAATCATATCTTGGAAATCGATGAACAATGTGCAACTATTCGCGATTGTTGTTTAGAAAGTGACTACGATTGCCCAGAAAGTTTATTGAGAGAGAGATGCCCTTCTGACTCACTGGAGCCTTGCATGACAGTGACAGCCACTCACACAGTGTCCTACGCTCCCCCAGCACCATCATGCCCCACTACAACCACGGTCATTACAGAGTACTTGAGTATCACACCAACAAACTGTctacagtctacacacaccaaGGAAATGTCTACAACTGTAGATACAGGTGCTAGGTTCAGCAGTTCAGTAACAGACGACCTTAATACAACTACGTGTATCTGCAGTCTTGTGACAGTAACCACGATGTCAACTACAGGAGGAGATTCAAAGAGTATTTTTAACACAGCTACTGGTGGAGCTACAAGTAACAGCAATCAAGGGACTACAAGTAACAGCAGTCTAGTGATACTAGGAGCATTCATAGCTGTACTAGCAGCACTGCTGGTTGCAGTAACTACAGGATGGATAGTCACTTGTGTGGTCAACAGAAGGAAAGACAAAGGTTCAACTACAAG CAACAAAGATAATTACGCTCTACAAAACCCAGTGTACATGTCCAACGTTACCAAGGCAACCCGTCTGCTCGTACACAGACAGGCTACAGCTCACAGGGTCCGGCTTACGAGCAGGTCAGGGTTGACACGGGAACTgactatgatgtcattgatCGCAGTGGACCACGCTCACCAAACACACACCCTGTCCCTATATCTGACCAAGACTACAGTACATTGGATACTGACAAGCAAGAGCATGACTATCATGTGCTAG
- the LOC135344214 gene encoding uncharacterized protein LOC135344214: MRFVFVLLVAAVHCKLSIGKSHMQCSRSVELLIQVNGPLCLNICRDAPRNILRDYIIDNCNLNSGGPCVMIINVTDIQRESCSPVITPPCSTTTTVITQYSGITPTNCLQSTHTKEMSTTATMMPATGGDSNSSQVILGAFIAVLAALLVAVTTGWIVTCVVNRRKDEASTTSNKDNAVQNPVYDSEHVQRYQGNPPARIQTDYSSQGPAYEQVRVDTATNYDVIDRSLPTTHPVPISDQDYSSSTLDIDEQEHDYYVLESTNAGGPTAVGDQEHDYHVLDSTNAGGQEPQDYEIPLRKI, translated from the exons ATGAGGTTTGTATTTGTACTATTAGTAGCAGCAGTTCACTGCAAACTTTCCATTGGGAAAAGTCATATGC AATGCAGTCGTTCTGTGGAACTTCTTATTCAAGTTAATGGACCACTATGCCTAAATATTTGTCGCGATGCTCCGAGAAATATCTTGAGAGACTATATTATAGACAATTGTAACTTGAACTCAGGAGGGCCTTGCGTAATGATTATTAATGTAACAGACATTCAGAGAGAATCTTGCTCTCCGGTCATAACACCACCATGCTCGACTACAACAACGGTCATTACACAGTATTCAGGTATCACACCAACAAACTGTctacagtctacacacaccaaGGAAATGTCTACAACAGCCACTATGATGCCAGCTACTGGAGGAGACTCAAACAGTAGTCAAGTGATACTAGGAGCATTCATAGCTGTACTAGCAGCACTGCTGGTTGCAGTAACTACAGGATGGATAGTCACTTGTGTGGTCAACAGAAGGAAAGATGAAGCTTCAACTACAAG tAACAAAGATAACGCTGTACAAAACCCAGTGTACGATTCCGAACATGTCCAACGTTACCAAGGCAATCCACCAGCTCGTATACAGACAGACTACAGCTCACAGGGTCCGGCCTACGAACAGGTCAGGGTTGACACGGCAACTAACTATGATGTCATCGATCGCAGCCTACCAACCACACACCCTGTCCCTATATCTGACCAAGACTACAGTTCTAGTACATTGGATATTGACGAGCAAGAGCATGACTATTATGTGCTAGAGTCCACCAATGCAGGGGGTCCAACAGCTGTGGGGGATCAAGAGCATGACTATCATGTCCTAGATTCGACCAATGCAGGGGGTCAAGAACCTCAAGACTACGAGATACCACTCAGAAAGATATAG
- the LOC135344152 gene encoding deleted in malignant brain tumors 1 protein-like isoform X1 has protein sequence MKLLLVLALSFIVSTHQQDPIQGDCEHDGDLRLVNRIRDNFGALQVCESEFGWRYVTPLHWTLAAARLACRQLNLGYNINAVLGSLTLSNELRHIRKLRDANCVENAHALYDCIVSEERKETVVTINCVDCNDGAMRLVGGSTVSEGRLEICHNGQWGTICNQGWTHRRAAQVCSRLGLPTYYATLHQFNEGAASVHTYNCTTMDSDISNCIQEFSCTHSMDVGVKCLPFTDASTETSQPSYGATTESSITQSTVMSTSGTLGALVGLLAAALVVVVTGWIVSCVYFQRKISKKCKDHTHTTSASTSDPTLQLKNPAYGVSITVPHTTYSSHGPSYEVIDTNEGAGHSYDAISHRGAARPHPPTTPHVSNEEYSMLDTSRENTLESNTGDGQYSMVRHTDPQDYEVPAPLRGKSTLH, from the exons ATGAAGCTGTTGCTAGTTCTAGCTTTAAGTTTTATAGTAAGTACACATCAACAGGATCCAATTCAAG GTGACTGTGAACATGATGGAGATCTTAGACTAGTAAACAGAATCAGAGACAACTTTGGAGCACTACAAGTCTGTGAATCTGAGTTTGGATGGAGATACGTCACTCCATTACACTGGACACTAGCAGCTGCTAGATTGGCCTGTAGGCAACTAAACCTTGGCTATAATATTA ACGCTGTATTAGGAAGTTTGACATTGTCAAACGAACTACGCCACATCAGAAAATTACGAGACGCTAATTGTGTTGAgaatgcacatgcactatatGATTGCATTGTTAGCGAAGAGAGGAAAGAAACGGTTGTAACAATTAACTGTG TTGATTGCAATGATGGAGCCATGAGACTAGTAGGTGGGTCCACAGTCAGTGAAGGCAGACTAGAGATATGCCACAATGGTCAATGGGGGACAATATGCAACCAGGGATGGACACACAGGAGAGCTGCTCAAGTGTGCAGTAGACTAGGGCTACCAACTTACT ATGCTACACTACACCAATTCAATGAAGGAGCTGCttcagtacacacatacaacTGCACAACAATGGACAGTGATATTTCTAACTGTATCCAAGAGTTTTCTTGTACCCACTCAATGGATGTTGGAGTGAAGTGTCTTCCTTTCACTGATGCTAGTACCGAAACCTCACAACCAAGTTATGGAGCTACCACAGAGAGCAGTATCACCCAGAGCACAGTCATGAGTACTAGTGGGACATTAGGAGCACTCGTTGGTCTATTAGCAGCTGCTCTAGTGGTGGTTGTCACTGGATGGATTGTGTCGTGTGTTTACTTTCAGAGGAAAATAAGCAA GAAATGCAAAGACCACACCCATACAACGTCTGCCTCTACGAGTGACCCCACCCTCCAACTCAAAAACCCAGCGTATGGTGTTAGCATCACTGTCCCACACACCACGTACAGCTCCCATGGACCCTCCTATGAGGTCATTGACACTAACGAGGGAGCGGGGCACAGCTATGATGCCATCAGCCATAGGGGTGCagctagaccacacccacctaccACACCCCATGTGTCCAACGAGGAGTACAGTATGctagacaccagcagagagaATACACTAGAGAGCAATACTGGAGATGGCCAATATTCAATGGTTAGACATACTGATCCCCAAGATTACGAGGTTCCCGCTCCCCTCAGGGGAAAGAGTACTCTACACTGA
- the LOC135344224 gene encoding neurotrypsin-like: MKLLLVVYCFSFLEMINSQEEQVPIQVNCTDRAMRLVGGSTVSEGRLEICHNGQWGTICNQGWTHSRAAQVCSRLGLPTYNATLHQFNGGAGSVYTYNCTTMDSDISNCIQESSCADSMDVGVKCLAFTDASAVPVNQVIATCGTSGAIIGLLAAALVVVGTGWIASCAYFLSKHHTHSTNNHTLQYTPQDEALYGTINDTPGAQ, from the exons ATGAAGCTATTACTTGTTGTGTACTGCTTCAGTTTTTTGGAAATGATTAACAGTCAAGAGGAACAAGTCCCAATACAAG TTAATTGCACTGACAGAGCCATGAGACTAGTGGGTGGATCCACCGTCAGTGAAGGCAGACTAGAGATATGCCACAACGGTCAATGGGGGACAATATGCAACCAGGGATGGACACACAGTAGAGCTGCTCAAGTGTGCAGTAGACTAGGGCTACCAACCTACA ATGCTACACTACACCAATTCAATGGAGGAGCTGGTTCAGTATACACATACAACTGCACAACAATGGACAGTGATATTTCTAACTGTATCCAAGAGTCTTCTTGTGCCGACTCAATGGATGTTGGAGTGAAGTGTCTTGCTTTCACTGATGCTAGTGCAGTTCCTGTCAACCAAGTAATTGCTACCTGTGGGACATCAGGAGCAATAATTGGTCTATTGGCAGCTGCTCTAGTGGTGGTTGGCACTGGATGGATTGCGTCGTGTGCTTACTTTCTAAGCAA acaccacacccactctacTAACAACCACACCCTCCAATACACACCACAAGATGAGGCATTGTATGGCACAATCAATGACACACCTGGAGCACAATGA
- the LOC135344160 gene encoding neurotrypsin-like isoform X1: protein MKIFLVLALSYIVSTDCQQDPIEDACEQNGDLRLAHNKGDNYGALQICDSQYGWTYITPAGWTQAAARLACRKLNLGYNMNAASGSLRLSSDVYIFRIRQADCVEDQCKLYNCIEYEAQKQTAAVTINCIDCTDGAMRLVGGSTVSEGRLEICHNGQWGTICNQGWTDRRAAQVCSRLGLPTYNATLHQFNGGAGSVYTYNCTTIDSDISNCIQESSCAHSMDAGVKCLPFTDACAVPVDKVIATSGTSGALIGLLAAALVVVVTGWIVSCVYFQRKINKKCKDHTHTTAASTSDRTLQLNNPVYDGSTTVPHTTYSSHRPSYEVIDTNEGAGHSYDVMNHMGANRPHPPTTPPVSNEEYSTLDTSRENEYHTLESNTGDGQYSMVGRTDPQDYEVPAPPQGEEYSTLKH from the exons ATGAAGATTTTTCTAGTTCTAGCTTTAAGTTATATAGTAAGTACTGATTGTCAGCAAGATCCAATTGAAG ATGCTTGTGAACAAAATGGAGATCTCAGACTAGCACATAACAAAGGAGACAACTATGGGGCACTACAAATCTGTGACTCTCAGTATGGATGGACATACATCACTCCAGCAGGTTGGACACAAGCAGCTGCTAGACTGGCCTGCAGGAAACTAAATCTTGGCTATAATATGA ACGCTGCATCAGGAAGTTTGAGGTTGTCTAGTGATGTATACATATTTAGAATACGACAAGCTGACTGTGTTGAGGATCAATGCAAATTATATAACTGCATTGAGTACGAGGCGCAGAAACAAACTGCTGCTGTGACAATTAACTGTA TTGATTGCACTGATGGAGCCATGAGACTAGTGGGTGGGTCCACAGTCAGTGAAGGCAGACTAGAGATATGCCACAATGGTCAATGGGGGACAATATGCAACCAGGGATGGACAGATAGAAGAGCTGCTCAAGTGTGCAGTAGACTAGGGCTACCAACCTACA ATGCTACACTACACCAATTCAATGGAGGAGCTGGTTCAGTATACACATACAACTGCACAACAATAGACAGTGATATTTCTAACTGTATCCAAGAGTCTTCTTGTGCCCACTCAATGGATGCAGGAGTGAAGTGTCTTCCTTTCACTGATGCTTGTGCAGTTCCCGTCGACAAAGTAATTGCGACTAGTGGGACATCAGGAGCACTCATTGGTCTATTGGCAGCTGCTCTAGTGGTGGTTGTCACTGGATGGATTGTGTCGTGTGTTTACTTTCAGAGGAAAATAAACAA GAAATGtaaagaccacacccacacaacagcTGCCTCTACGAGTGACCGCACCCTCCAACTCAACAACCCAGTGTATGATGGTAGCACCACTGTCCCACACACCACGTACAGCTCTCATAGACCCTCCTATGAGGTCATTGACACTAACGAGGGGGCGGGACACAGTTATGATGTCATGAATCACATGGGTGCaaatagaccacacccacctaccACACCCCCTGTGTCTAACGAGGAGTACAGTACGctagacaccagcagagagaATGAGTATCACACACTAGAGAGCAATACTGGAGATGGCCAATATTCAATGGTTGGACGCACTGATCCCCAAGATTACGAGGTGCCCGCCCCccctcagggggaagagtacTCTACACTGAAGCATTGA
- the LOC135344152 gene encoding uncharacterized protein LOC135344152 isoform X3, which translates to MKLLLILFYFLEFANCQEAQEPIQGTVFIMLITIILAQNKLGNCNNNNIGDLRLVHNSGGNFGAIQVCQDIPGSHNDQWRYFSSNGAWTDRAARLACKQLNLGSSSATTSTMELTSRVYTRVIESCSCVETTDQLSNCITDEPQQTTVATVNCNATLHQFNIGGAGSVYPFNCLSDSSNCIQESSCAHSMDVGVRCLPFTDACAVPVNEVITNVETPTACNCQQPPTPTPITTPTIAKCNPASTEGNSNVNEMSASNKQPPISTETSPPTDGATTESSVTQSTVMSTSGTLGALIGLFAAALVVVVTGWIVSCVYLQRKINKDHTHSTLVSTNNHTLQHTPQDETLYDTINDTVTNLEHNDTVQCVQNESYSLVGQRNMAH; encoded by the exons ATGAAGCTCTTACTAATACTTTTCTACTTTCTGGAATTTGCCAACTGTCAAGAGGCACAAGAACCGATACAAGGTACTGTGTTTATAATGCTTATCACTATTATACTGGCTCAGAACAAATTAGGTAATTGTAACAATAACAATATCGGAGATCTCAGACTAGTACATAACAGTGGAGGGAATTTTGGAGCAATACAAGTTTGTCAAGATATACCTGGATCACACAATGATCAATGGAGATACTTTTCAAGCAATGGGGCCTGGACAGATAGAGCAGCTAGACTAGCCTGCAAGCAATTAAATCTTGGCTCTTCAA GTGCTACAACAAGTACTATGGAATTAACTAGCAGAGTATATACAAGGGTAATTGAAAGCTGCTCTTGTGTTGAGACTACAGATCAACTGAGCAACTGTATTACTGACGAACCACAGCAAACCACTGTGGCGACAGTGAACTGCA ATGCTACACTACACCAATTCAATATTGGAGGAGCTGGTTCAGTATATCCATTCAACTGCCTCAGTGATAGTTCTAACTGTATCCAAGAGTCTTCTTGTGCCCACTCAATGGATGTTGGAGtgaggtgtcttcctttcacTGATGCTTGTGCTGTTCCTGTCAATGAAGTAATTACCAATGTAGAAACTCCAACAGCTTGCAACTGTCAGCAACCACCAACACCAACACCAATAACAACACCTACGATTGCAAAGTGTAATCCAGCAAGTACTGAGGGAAATAGCAATGTCAATGAGATGTCTGCAAGCAACAAGCAACCACCGATAAGTACTGAAACCTCTCCACCAACTGATGGAGCTACCACAGAGAGCAGTGTCACCCAGAGCACAGTCATGAGTACTAGTGGGACATTAGGAGCACTCATTGGTCTATTTGCAGCTGCTCTAGTGGTGGTTGTCACTGGATGGATTGTGTCGTGTGTTTACTTACAGAGGAAAATAAACAA agaccacacccactctacACTCGTCTCTACTAACAACCAcaccctccaacacacaccacaagaTGAGACATTGTACGACACAATCAATGACACAGTTACTAACCTGGAGCACAATGATACTGTGCAGTGTGTTCAAAATGAAAGCTATTCACTTGTCGGACAACGGAACATGGCACACTAA
- the LOC135344152 gene encoding deleted in malignant brain tumors 1 protein-like isoform X2: MKLLLVLALSFIVSTHQQDPIQGDCEHDGDLRLVNRIRDNFGALQVCESEFGWRYVTPLHWTLAAARLAYAVLGSLTLSNELRHIRKLRDANCVENAHALYDCIVSEERKETVVTINCVDCNDGAMRLVGGSTVSEGRLEICHNGQWGTICNQGWTHRRAAQVCSRLGLPTYYATLHQFNEGAASVHTYNCTTMDSDISNCIQEFSCTHSMDVGVKCLPFTDASTETSQPSYGATTESSITQSTVMSTSGTLGALVGLLAAALVVVVTGWIVSCVYFQRKISKKCKDHTHTTSASTSDPTLQLKNPAYGVSITVPHTTYSSHGPSYEVIDTNEGAGHSYDAISHRGAARPHPPTTPHVSNEEYSMLDTSRENTLESNTGDGQYSMVRHTDPQDYEVPAPLRGKSTLH, translated from the exons ATGAAGCTGTTGCTAGTTCTAGCTTTAAGTTTTATAGTAAGTACACATCAACAGGATCCAATTCAAG GTGACTGTGAACATGATGGAGATCTTAGACTAGTAAACAGAATCAGAGACAACTTTGGAGCACTACAAGTCTGTGAATCTGAGTTTGGATGGAGATACGTCACTCCATTACACTGGACACTAGCAGCTGCTAGATTGGCCT ACGCTGTATTAGGAAGTTTGACATTGTCAAACGAACTACGCCACATCAGAAAATTACGAGACGCTAATTGTGTTGAgaatgcacatgcactatatGATTGCATTGTTAGCGAAGAGAGGAAAGAAACGGTTGTAACAATTAACTGTG TTGATTGCAATGATGGAGCCATGAGACTAGTAGGTGGGTCCACAGTCAGTGAAGGCAGACTAGAGATATGCCACAATGGTCAATGGGGGACAATATGCAACCAGGGATGGACACACAGGAGAGCTGCTCAAGTGTGCAGTAGACTAGGGCTACCAACTTACT ATGCTACACTACACCAATTCAATGAAGGAGCTGCttcagtacacacatacaacTGCACAACAATGGACAGTGATATTTCTAACTGTATCCAAGAGTTTTCTTGTACCCACTCAATGGATGTTGGAGTGAAGTGTCTTCCTTTCACTGATGCTAGTACCGAAACCTCACAACCAAGTTATGGAGCTACCACAGAGAGCAGTATCACCCAGAGCACAGTCATGAGTACTAGTGGGACATTAGGAGCACTCGTTGGTCTATTAGCAGCTGCTCTAGTGGTGGTTGTCACTGGATGGATTGTGTCGTGTGTTTACTTTCAGAGGAAAATAAGCAA GAAATGCAAAGACCACACCCATACAACGTCTGCCTCTACGAGTGACCCCACCCTCCAACTCAAAAACCCAGCGTATGGTGTTAGCATCACTGTCCCACACACCACGTACAGCTCCCATGGACCCTCCTATGAGGTCATTGACACTAACGAGGGAGCGGGGCACAGCTATGATGCCATCAGCCATAGGGGTGCagctagaccacacccacctaccACACCCCATGTGTCCAACGAGGAGTACAGTATGctagacaccagcagagagaATACACTAGAGAGCAATACTGGAGATGGCCAATATTCAATGGTTAGACATACTGATCCCCAAGATTACGAGGTTCCCGCTCCCCTCAGGGGAAAGAGTACTCTACACTGA